The nucleotide sequence GGCGGGCTTCGTGCTGAACTTCGCGCCGCGTGAACTGGATTTCGGCTCACTCATGGCCGAGTTGCGCTCGCGCAGCCGGGTGCTGGCCTCGGGCGAGTTGCCCCTGCTGGGGGTGGTGGCCCTCGACCCGGCGCTGCGGCAACTGCGCACGCTCGACGTGGCCCGCGCTCTGGGCGCCGAAATCGTCAACGAGGGCGAGGCGCAGACCCGGCGCGTGAGCAGCACGGTGGTCACCGCCCGCAGCGTGCCGCGCATGACCAACCTCTTTGCGCCCGGCGCCCTGATCGTGACCCCCGCCGACCGCGAGGACGTGATTATGGCGGCGGCGCTCTCGCACCTCAGCGGCACGCCGCTCGCCGGGCTGATGTACACCTCCGGCACCTCGCCCGAGGACAGCATCCAGAAGCTGTGCGAGGTGGCGCTGACCAGCAGCCTGCCGGTCCTGCGGGTGCCTGGCAACTCCTTCGAGACGGCTTCGCGCCTCGCCAGCCTCGACCCCCGTGTGCCGCACGACGACCCCCGGCGCATGGACCGCATGCTCGACTTCATCGCCGACCGCCTCGACACGGTGCCGCTCGGCGCCCGCCTGAAGCCCGTTGCAGCGGGCGAGCGCCGCCTGCCCCCCAGCGCCTTTCGCTACGAACTGATTCAGCGGGCGCGGGCGGCGAACAAGCGCATCGTGCTGCCCGAGGGCGACGAACCGCGCACCGTCAAGGCGGCCATCCGCTGCACCGAAAAGGGCATCGCCCGCTGCGTGCTGCTCGCCCCGCCCGAAAAGGTGCGCCGGGTGGCCGAGGGCCAGGGCCTCACGCTGCCCGATGGTCTGGAAATCATCGACCCCGACACGGTGCGTGGGCGCTACGTGGCCCCGATGGTCGAGCTGCGGAAGGCCAAGGGCCTGACCGCTCCGCAGGCCGAGGCGCAGCTCGAGGACACGGTGGTGCTGGGCACGATGATGCTCGCCCTGGGCGAGGTGGACGGGCTGGTTTCAGGGGCGGTGCACACGACCGCAAATACCGTGCGCCCCGCGCTGCAACTCATCAAGACCGCGCCCGGCGTGAGCCTGGTGAGCAGCGTGTTTTTCATGCTGATGCCCGAGCAGGTGCTGGTGTACGGGGACGCGGCCATCAACCCCAACCCGAACGCTCAGGAACTCGCCGACATCGCCATTCAGTCTGCCGACAGCGCCCGCGCCTTCGGGATTCCGGTGCGGGTCGCCATGCTCAGCTACTCCACCGGCGAGTCGGGCAGCGGCGAGGACGTGGAAAAGGTCAAGGAAGCGACCCGGCTGGTGCGCGAGCGCCGCCCCGACATCGTGGTGGACGGGCCGCTGCAATACGACGCCGCCAGCGTGCCCAGCGTGGGCCAGCAAAAGGCGCCGGGCAGCCCGGTGGCAGGCCGCGCCACCGTCTTTATTTTCCCCGACCTCAACACCGGCAACACCACCTACAAGGCGGTGCAGCGCAGTGCGGGCGTGGTCGCCGTGGGGCCGATGCTTCAGGGCCTGCGCAAGCCGGTCAACGACCTCTCACGCGGGGCACTGGTGGACGACATCGTGTACACCATCGCCCTGACCGCGATTCAGGCGACCCAGACCCGCGACGACGCCGCCGGTGACGCGGCGGACTGAACGCGCTGCACTGAACGCGCTGCACTGAACGCGGTGACCGGAACGCGGTGACCTGAACGTGCCGACCCCGCCGGGTCAGGGGCCGAAGGCGAAGGCGGGGAGCAACTCCGGATGGTGCTGCACCGCGTAGCCCCGGGTCAGCAGCCGCAGGTCGCCGGACCCCGCCGCGCCGCCTGTCAGCAGCAGCACGCCCGCCAGGGGACCGCCGCGCACCAGCGTGCCCGCGCCCTGCGCCGTCTGCACGGCCTGGGCCTGCTGCCCGGCGAGGTCGGCGGCGCTGAATTCGGGGCGCTGCACGGTCATCTGCCAACCTTTGGGGCGCTGCTCGCCGTCGTACTCGACGGTCACGGCCTGGGCGGCCAGCGGCGGACGGCTGCGCCACTCGACCCGGCGCAGCCCCGCCGTGCCCGGCACCTTGCCACGCTGGTCGGCCTGGGCGTCGTAGGAGCCGTTGGCGGTAAACAGCACGCGGGTGGTCAGGTCGCCCGTCTCTCCCGAGGGAGCGCGGCAGGCCGTGAGCAGGCCAGCGCCCAGCAGCAGGGCCGAAAGGACACGCTTCATGCGGGCATAGTAGTCCTCCGGCGCCCAGCAGCGGCAAGAGAAGGCAAAAACACCGACCCACACGGCAAAAGTGTCCTCATGTGTCTCAGGGGCGCGTGATACAATCCGCCGCGTGTGCCTGATGGAGCCGGACCCGGCTGATCCCGGAACGCGACGAAACCCCGGAACGCGGCCGGACGCCAGAATGCGAAAAGCCGCCTGGAAAGGCGGCGTCGCTGTGGGTGGTGCACTCGACTGGACTCGAACCAGTGGCCTTTGGCTCCGGAGGCCAACGCTCTATCCACCTGAGCTACGAGTGCAGAGCTGGGGTAAACTAGCATTTCGTTCCGGGTCATGCAAGGCGTCACGCCACACACGCATGGCCCGGACAGGCCGCACCACAGGCAACAGGGAGAACCAGTGAACAAGAAAAAAGCCGTCAATGGCCTGCTGATCGGGCTTTCGGTGCTGCTGGTGGCCGGCATGGCCTACCAGTTCACCCCCAACGTGGGCAGCCTCTTTAACCGTCAGGAAGGCACCCCGGTGATCCGGGTTAATGGCGACGCCGTCACTTCCGAACAGCTCGAGAGCGCCCGGCGCGGCAGCGCCCTGCTGGCCGACGAACCCGGCAGCGTGCTGTCCGACGACGCCAAGGTATATCTGGTGTCGCAGGCCATCGAGCGGCAGGCGATTCTCGGCAGCGTCAAGGACATCCAGGTCAGCCGCGCCGATGTCAACGCCGAGGTGCAGAAGGTCCGCGAGTCCAACCAGCTCACCGACAACAAGGCCTGGACCGACGCGCTGCAGAGCAACGGCCTGACCGACGCGGGCTTCCGCACCCAGGTCAGGCAGCAGCTCGCCTACCAGCGCAAGACCGACGAACTGCGCAAGGCCGTGCCCGCGCCCACCGACGCCGAGCTGCGGGCCTACTACGACCTGAACAAGACCAAGTACCAGGCCGAGCCGCAGATCGTGGGCCGCCAGATCGTGGTGAGCGACAAGGCCAAGGCCCAGGCGCTGCTCACCCAGGCACGGGGCGGAGCCGACTTTGCCGAGCTGGCGCGGGCAAACAGCACCGAGAATGGGGACCGGGGCGGAGCACTCGCGCCGCTCGACGGCACGCAGCCGCGCCCGGTGCTCAAGGCCGCGCTGCCGACCGCCGTGGGCGAAGCCGCTTTCGCGCTGACCAGTGGCGGCCTCACCGACGTGATCGAGTCGGGCGGCAAGTTCTACATCGTCAAGGTCGAGAAGTTCGTGCCGGGACAACCCAAGACCTTCGAGCAGGCCAAGACCGATCTGGTCGCCGCCGTGCGCCAGCAGAAGCAGGACGCTGCCCTCGAGCGCTGGGCCGACGAGCAGCGCAAGAACGCAAAGGTCGAGTACGTGGACCCCGCCTGGAAAATCGAGAACCCCACCGTGGCGAGCGTGGCCGGGCAGAACATCCCCTACTCGGACGTGGTCGCGCAGGTGATGAACAACCAGCAGATTGCCGGGCTGGTGGGCCAGTTGCCGCCCGAGCAGTTGCCTGAACTGCTCAACAAGACCTTCAAGCCGCAGGTCGTGCAGCAACTGATTCAGGGCTACGCCGCGCCCAACATCGCCCGCAAGCTGGGGCTGTCGCTCAGCGGCTCGCGCCAGGACATCGCCCAGCAGCTCGCCGCCTACGGAGCGCGGGACGTGAAGGTCAGCGATGCCGACGTGCAGGCGTACTACCGCCAGAACATCGCGCAGTACGAGGTGCCCGCCAGCGCCACCCTCGACGAGGCGAGCTTCAGGGACAAGAACCAGGCCGCCGCCTTCCGCACCGACTGGAACGGTCAGGGCGACTTCGTGGCCGCCGCGAGCAAGGCCGGAGGAACGGTCAGCGAGCGCGGACAGGTCAGCCCGGCCCCCGACCAGACGACCGGAGAGGTGCCGCCCCTGACGGCCGCCGCCTTCGGCCAGAACCTGCGCAGCGTGGGAGAGGGCAGCCTGACTCCTGTGGTGCAGGTCGGAGAGCGCTACTCGGTGGGCTACGTGCGTGACCTGGTGCGCCCGACCACCCGCCCCCTGAGCGAAGTGAGCGACGAAATCCGCCAGAACCTGCTGAGCAGCAAGCAGGCCGAAACCGGTCAGGCGTTCCTGGACAAGCAGGTCAGCGCCCTGAACCCCAAGGACAACCTCGAACAGGTGCTCGCGGCCCAGGCCAAGCGGGTCGCGGCTTCCGCGCCCAAAACCGAGACACCCAAGACCGAGACCCCGAACACCGGCACGACGGAGTCGCCCAAGACGACCACGACCGAATCGGCGCCCGCCACCGGGACGACCACCGAGGAAGCACCCGCCAAGCCCTGAACCAGACACCACGAAAACAAGCCGCCTTCTCAACGGGGCGGCTTGTTTTCGTGGTGGGGCGGTGTCATACGGATTCCGCTTAATTCCTGCACAGTCGGGCCTATACAGTTGGGAAGGCGCCGCCTGTGCATCCATATCGCAGA is from Deinococcus wulumuqiensis R12 and encodes:
- the pta gene encoding phosphate acetyltransferase, with product MKTLFLAPTRNGVGLSSTALGLTRALERQGLKVAFLKPIAQTYETRTDDSVHFARAVAHLTTPDPIALGRAEELLSQGGEEDLMEQVIALAREAAGESSDVLVAEGLALNERNVYAGTLNARLARNLEADTVLVSSLAGVTAAELADELEIAAQNYRRSDGSGLAGFVLNFAPRELDFGSLMAELRSRSRVLASGELPLLGVVALDPALRQLRTLDVARALGAEIVNEGEAQTRRVSSTVVTARSVPRMTNLFAPGALIVTPADREDVIMAAALSHLSGTPLAGLMYTSGTSPEDSIQKLCEVALTSSLPVLRVPGNSFETASRLASLDPRVPHDDPRRMDRMLDFIADRLDTVPLGARLKPVAAGERRLPPSAFRYELIQRARAANKRIVLPEGDEPRTVKAAIRCTEKGIARCVLLAPPEKVRRVAEGQGLTLPDGLEIIDPDTVRGRYVAPMVELRKAKGLTAPQAEAQLEDTVVLGTMMLALGEVDGLVSGAVHTTANTVRPALQLIKTAPGVSLVSSVFFMLMPEQVLVYGDAAINPNPNAQELADIAIQSADSARAFGIPVRVAMLSYSTGESGSGEDVEKVKEATRLVRERRPDIVVDGPLQYDAASVPSVGQQKAPGSPVAGRATVFIFPDLNTGNTTYKAVQRSAGVVAVGPMLQGLRKPVNDLSRGALVDDIVYTIALTAIQATQTRDDAAGDAAD
- a CDS encoding peptidylprolyl isomerase, whose product is MNKKKAVNGLLIGLSVLLVAGMAYQFTPNVGSLFNRQEGTPVIRVNGDAVTSEQLESARRGSALLADEPGSVLSDDAKVYLVSQAIERQAILGSVKDIQVSRADVNAEVQKVRESNQLTDNKAWTDALQSNGLTDAGFRTQVRQQLAYQRKTDELRKAVPAPTDAELRAYYDLNKTKYQAEPQIVGRQIVVSDKAKAQALLTQARGGADFAELARANSTENGDRGGALAPLDGTQPRPVLKAALPTAVGEAAFALTSGGLTDVIESGGKFYIVKVEKFVPGQPKTFEQAKTDLVAAVRQQKQDAALERWADEQRKNAKVEYVDPAWKIENPTVASVAGQNIPYSDVVAQVMNNQQIAGLVGQLPPEQLPELLNKTFKPQVVQQLIQGYAAPNIARKLGLSLSGSRQDIAQQLAAYGARDVKVSDADVQAYYRQNIAQYEVPASATLDEASFRDKNQAAAFRTDWNGQGDFVAAASKAGGTVSERGQVSPAPDQTTGEVPPLTAAAFGQNLRSVGEGSLTPVVQVGERYSVGYVRDLVRPTTRPLSEVSDEIRQNLLSSKQAETGQAFLDKQVSALNPKDNLEQVLAAQAKRVAASAPKTETPKTETPNTGTTESPKTTTTESAPATGTTTEEAPAKP